Within the Streptomyces sp. R41 genome, the region GCAGACCGACGGAACCTGTCGCCGACTCGCGGTCGAGGGAGGTCTGCCGCTCGGGCTGTCCGCGGAGTTCGGCCGCCTCGAATACCCGGTCGACACCGTCGAGCTGGACCCGGGCCAGACGCTGCTGCTGTACACCGACGGGCTCGTCGAACAGCCCGGTATCGACCTCGACGAGGGCATGCACACCCTCAAGGGGCTCATCCGCTCGGGCCCCGAGGACGTCCGCGACCTCGCCGCCGCGCTCATCGACGTGGCCGAGGAGCGCGGCGGCGACGACGACGTGGCGCTGCTGCTCCTGCGCCGCCAGGGTCTCACCACCCAGCAGGCCGGCGGACGTCTCCAACAGCACGTCGCCCCGGGCGACCCCGAGGCGCTCACCGAGGCCCGCCACATGATCCGCGCCGCGGTTCGTGCCTGGGGCGCCGGCGAGCGCGCCGACGAGGTCGAGCTCGTCGCCGACGAACTGATCACCAACGCCCTGATGCACACCGAGGGCTCCGCCATCGTCACCCTGCGGGTCCTCGCCGGCTCCGACCGCAGGCTGCGCGCCGAGGTCGAGGACTCCTCCAGCGCCCTGCCGCGCCGCCGCGAGGCAGGCGAGTCCGGCGTGTCGGGCCGCGGCCTCCTCCTCGTCGACCGGTTGACCGACGTCTGGGGCGTGGAGGCCCGCGGCGGCGGCAAGTGCGTGTGGTGCGAGTTCATCGTCCCGGCACGGGTCTGACCAGCGGTGCACCGGAGGCTGTCGGGTTTCGGGTGGTGTTGTCGGTGCCGGGTGGCACCCTGGATCCATGCCGGAACTGCCCGAGGTCGAAGCGCTCAAGGACTTCCTGGCCGACCATCTCGTCGGACGCGAGGTCGTGCGCGTGCTGCCCGTCGCCATCAGTGTCCTGAAGACCTACGACCCGCCCGTCACCGCCTTCGAGGGGCGCGAGGTCACGGCCGTGCACCGGCACGGCAAGTTCCTCGACATCGAGGCGGAGGGCCTGCACTTCGTGACGCACCTGGCCCGCGCGGGCTGGCTGCAATGGAAGGACACGCTGCCGGACGGCCCGGCCCGCCCCGGCAAGGGCCCGCTCGCGCTGCGTGTCGCGCTGGAGACCGGAGAGGGCTTCGACCTCACCGAGGCGGGCACCCAGAAGCGGCTCGCCGTGTATGTCGCATGGGACCCGGCGGAGATCCCCGGCGTGGCCCGCCTCGGCCCCGACCCGCTCGCCGACGACTTCGACGAGGTGCGGTTCGCCAAGCTGCTGCAGGGCGAGCGGCGCCGGCTGAAGGGCGCGCTGCGCGACCAGAGCCTGATCGCGGGAGTGGGGAACGCGTACAGCGACGAGATCCTGCACGCCGCCAAGATGTCGCCTTTCAAGCTCGCCTCCTCGCTGACACCCGAGGAGACACGACGCCTGTACGAGGCGCTGCGCTCCACGCTCACCGAGGCGGTCGAGCGCTCCCACGGGCTGGCCGCCGGGCGCCTGAAGGCGGAGAAGAAGAGCGGATTGCGGGTGCACGGCAGGACGGGCGAGCCCTGCCCGGTGTGCGGCGACACCATCCGCGAGGTCTCCTTCAGCGACTCCGCGCTGCAGTACTGCCCGACCTGCCAGACGGGCGGCAAGCCGCTGGCGGACCGCCGGTTGTCCCGGCTGCTCAAGTAGGCGGTGCTCACAGAGTCGTGCTCACGGCCGTACTCAAGGAGCGAAAGAGCGGTTGATCAGCGGGACTTGAGCGCTCGGCGGGCCTCGACCGCTCGGCGGGACCGCGGTGCTCAGTGGGACCGCGGTGCTCAGTGGGACCGCGGTGCTCAGTGGGACCGCGGTGCTCAGTCGGACCGCGGTGCTCAGTCGGAACCACCGTGTTCGGCGGAGCCGCTGTGCTCAGTGGGACTTGAGCGTCACCAGGTGTTTGCCGTCCATCGTGCGCACCTCGAACCGGCTGATCTCCTCGGTCTGGAGCGCCGCGCCGCCCTCCATGCTGGTGGCCTCGCCGTTGTGCGGCGCCACCATCCAGCTCGTCACCGTCTGCTCCGAGCCGTCGTTGCCCACGGCGATGAGCTGACAGGGCCGAGGGCCCCCGGCGTCCTTGACCTCGACCTCGACCTGACTGCCCCAGACCCGGTCCTGGGTCGTGACCTGGGCCCACACCCCGGTCTCGGTGTCCGTCGCGGCGACCTGTGTCGACTGTGGATCGTGCGCGGTGACGATCGCGATCGCGGGCCCGCCCGCGGCGAAAACCACGGAGGCCGCCACCGCGTACAGCCAGCGCCTGCGCCCGGCTCGGTGCCGCGTCGCCACCTCATTGAGCAGTCGGTCGCGAAGCCGGGGCCCGGGGGCTGCGAACGGGTGTACGGAGCGCGGTGTGGCCCGTCGGTACAGCATCAACTGCCGCGCGGCGGGACGGAACTCACTCACGTGCGCCGTGCAGCTGGGGCACTCCATGAGGTGATCCTCGAAGCGGAAGGCGTCCGCCTCGTCCAGCACGCCGAGCGCGTAGGCGCCGACGTCACGATGCCGTTCCAGGGACCTCATACCGAATACCGAATCCTTGTGGCGATGGTGCGGGGTGGGGGTGGTGTTGCTGTTGCCCACCGGTACGCACCAGACCGTCGAATCACTCAAGACCCGTCCGGAATAGCGGCCAAGACATTCGGAGCGAGAGGGCCCGCGGATTGGTGCGAGCGCAAAAAAGTTGCTCGGAAGTGTGGTCGGACGTGGCGGTCAGAACAGGTGGATCGCCAGATGCCCCAGCGGCAGCCCCAGCCGCCAGGCCGGCGTCCACACCTTCGGACCGTCGTCCTCGCCCGGAACCGGGCCGCCGCCGGGCACCGCGTCCAGGTCGGGAGCGAGCAGCTCGGTCTCCTCCAGCCAGCGCCAGGCAGCCGACGCCAGCGCCAGGTCCGGAGCGGGAGCGCCGGATGCGGCAGCCTCGGCCACGAGCCGTGCCATGTGCTCCCGCACCCAGTCCTGCCACGGCTGGTCGTACGCCGTCAGCGAAAGCCACGTCTCCAGCTGAGTGACGACCCGGATCCCGGAGAGCTCACCGTCGCTGTCGGAGAGGAAGATGGTCAGCGCCAGCGCGTCGCGCCCGGCGCGGAACTCGAAGGACGTGGGCGGCATCAGGTCGCCGGTCCGCAGCAGTTCGTCGGCGATGTACTCGGCGTACAACCACGCCATGGGGACGGTGAGTTCGCCACCGCCGGTGCCGTCCGTGCTCTCTTGACCTCTGTGCAGCATCCCTTCCTGCCTTCCTCCGGTTGGCGTGCGCGTCGCCCGACCCCGGGCCCCCAGTCCGGAACACGGATGAGGCAAGCTGAGTGCTCAACCATGGTCCTCAGCAAGGCGCTTTACGGAGGTTTGACTCGGCCTTCGGTTTCACCGCAGGTCGGCCGCGTATCCCGGAAGAACCCGGCGCAGGGCGCGCAGCGCGTAGTACGCGCGAGACTTCACCGTACCGGGCGGAATTCCGAGCGCCGCGGCGGCCTCCGCCACACTCGCCCCTTGGAAGTACACCTGCACCAGGACTTCACGGTGCTCCGGAGTGAGTGTCTTCACAGCCTCCCGCACATCGAGCATCGCCGCGGACCGTTCGGCGTGATCGGCACAGACACGCGCACTCTCCAGCACCGCGTCGCCGACCTCCGCCGGGCGCGCCTGACGGGCCCGCCGCGCGTCGATCGCGAGCCGCCGCCCGACGGTGAGCAGCCAGGGGCGTACGGAGTCGAAGTCGTCGGCACGCAGCGCCTCGGGGTGCTGCCAGGCGCGTACGAACGTCTCCTGCACCAAGTCCTCGGCGCGCTGCCGATCGCCGTCGGACAGGCGCAGCAGCAGCGCGAAGAGGGGTCGGCCGTGCTCGCGCTGCAGCGCGGCCAGCTCGTGCTCGGCGGTCGTCCCGTGCGTGATGGTGGTGGTTCCGGCCGTCATGGCGTGTATGCCAGCGGGTGCCGCTCCGCGGGGACAGGGGCGGGGCGCGGGTCTGCGGTGGGCGGTCGAAGCCGTCGGTGAACGGTGCGATGAACGGTCCATCGGGGTGGGGTCCTCTGTCGCCGGGGCTCCGCCCCCGCACCCCCGTTCGCCCTGACGGCTCGTCCTCGAACGCCGGACGGGCTAAAGGTGTCGTTGCTCCTTGACTCTGGGCGCCCCTTGTATGTGGATTCCTACTCATTAATGGGAAAATTGGACCGTATTGGGGCCCGCTGATGACCACACGCAGGCGACAGACCACCACGGCCCTCGCGGCCGTACTCATCGCGGCCACCGCGGGCTGCCGGGCCCAGGGGCCGTCGGCGGCAGCGCCCAGCGGACCCGGTGGACAGCCCGCCGCCTCCGCCCCTTCCGCCGCACCCGGCTTCACCCTCGTCGCCTCGGGCGACGTGCTGCCGCACGGCACGATCATCGAGCGGGCGAAGACCTATGCGGGAGGCAACGGGTACGACTTCCGGCCGATGTTCGCGGCGGTCGAACCCGTCGTGGCCGGCGCCGACCTGGCGATCTGTCACATGGACACCGTGTACGGCGCGGACGGCGACTACACCGGGTACCCGAACTTCAGCTCCCCGCCGCAGGTGGCCGAGGGTCTCGCCGCGACGGGCTACGACGCCTGCTCCACCGCCTCGAACCACGCCCTGGACGACGGCGCCGCCGGCATTCAGCGCACCCTGGACACGCTGGACCGCGCGGGCGTACGGCACGCGGGGTCGGCGCGCACGGCGGACGAGGCGAACGGCGTCACCATGCTGCGCGCGGGCGCCGCCAAGGTCGCGCATCTCGCGTACACCAACGGCACCAACGGTTTTCCGCTTCCGCAGGAGCAGCCCTGGGCCGTCAACCTGATCGACCCTGACAGGATCGTCGCGGACGCCCGCGCCGCCCGGGCGGCGGGCGCCGACGTGGTCGTCGTCTCCCTGCACTGGGGCACCGAGTGGCAGGACGTGCCGGACGAGCAGCAGGTGCGGCTGAGCACGCAGCTGACCGCCTCCAAGACGAACGGGCGGCCCGACGTCGACCTGATCCTCGGCACCCACGCGCACGTCCCGCAGGCGTACGAGAAGGTGAACGGCACCTGGGTCGTCTATGGCCTTGGCGATCAGATCGCCGACGGGACGGTCGACCAGCAGGGCGTCCAGGACCCACGCGCCAACGAGAGCACCATCGGGCGGTTCACCTTCGCCCCGCCCGCCCACCGGGGCGGGCGCTGGGAGGTGACGAAGGCCGAGTTCCTCCCGCAGGCCTTCGACCTCGGCGCCGGTCGCGTGGTCAACCTCAACGCCGCCCTGGACCAGGGGGCCTCGGTCGGCGTCGTACGCGACTGGATCCGGGGCGTCGTCCTGAGCCGGGGCGCGGCCCAGGACGGGCTCCTCATGGGGAAGTAGCCGTGGTGTCCTTGGCCAGCTCCGAGCGCTTGTACGAGTACCCGAAGTAGATGACGCAACCGACCACGAACCACACCGCGAACCGCACCCACGTCTGCCACTGCAGGAACGTGATCAGCCAGATGGAGAAGACCACGCCCAGGGCGGGCACGAACGGCATCCACGGGGTGCGGAAGGTACGCGGAAGGTCCGGCTGCCGGTAGCGCAGCACGATCACCGCCGCGCACACCACCACGAACGCCAGCAGGATGCCGATGTTGGTGAGTTCGGCCGCCTGACCGATCGGGATGAACCCGGCGATGGCGGCCGACGCGAACCCGACGATCCACGTCACACGCGTCGGCACATGACGCGTCGGGTGCGTCTTCGCGAACCAGCTGGGGAGGAGCCCGTCCCGGCTCATGCTGAACCAGACACGGGTGACGCCCAGCATGAACGTGAACATGACCGTAAGGATGCCGATGATCGCTCCCACCGCGATGACATCCGCGAGACCGCTCAGGCCCACCGACTTGAACGCGGTGGAGAAGCCGCTCTCCTTGTCGATGTCCTTGTAGTTCTGCATGCCCGTCAGGACCAGACAGGCGGCCACGTACAGCACCATCGAGATCGCCAGGGAGTAGAGGATCGCCTTCGGCATGTGGCGCTGGGCGTCCTTCGACTCCTCGGCGGCCGTCGACATGGCGTCGTACCCGAAGACCGCGAAGAAGACGGTCGCCGCGCCGGTGAACGCGCCACTGATCCCGTACGGGAAGAACGGGTGGTAGTTGTCGGTGTTGATGTGGAAGACGCCCACGCCGATCACCATCAGCACCACCAGGACCTTCAGCACCACCACGACCGTCTCGAAGCGGGCCGCGTTCTTGATGCCCATGTTCAGCAGCCACGCGATGAGCACGCACAGGATCGCGGCGAACAGATCGACCCGGTGCCCGGAGCCGGTCCCGGGCGCGCCCAGCATCCAGTCGGGCAGGTTCGCGCCCATCTCCTCGACCAGGAAGCTGAAGTACCCGGAGATGCCGATCGCGACCACCGCCACGATCGCCGTGTACTCCAGGAGCAGGTCCCAGCCGATGAACCAGCCCGCGAACTCGCCGAGCACCGCGTAGCCGTACGTGTAGGCCGAGCCGGCTTTCGGGATGAGGCCCGCGAACTCCGCGTACGACAGCGCGGCCGCGGCGCTCGCGACGCCCGCGATGAGGAACGACACGACGACGGCGGGCCCGGCCGTGCCGTTCGCGACCGTGCCGGCGAGGGTGAAGATGCCCGCACCGATGATGCCGCCGACACCGATGGCGGTCAGCTGCCACAGACCGAGCGTCCGGTCGAGTTTCGGGCCCACCCCGATTTCGGTCTCTTCGATGTGTTCGATGGGTTTGCGGCGGAGAATGCCTTCACCCATTCGGAGCCCGGCCATGAGCCTCACCTCTTCGCAGACGGCAATCGGCTGACGGCGGATCATGATGGCCCAGCGGCGGCCGCGGCGAAAGATGCCACGCGAGCCGCGGGCGGCCCAAAAGACCTACGGCACGACCGTGACCGGCCAGCGCCCCGCCTTCACCAGCCGGATCGCCACCGACCCGATGATCCGGTGTCCCGCCTGCTCGGAGGCGCCGACCACCACGGCGTCCGCCTTGAGCTCGTCCGCGGCAGTCACCAGGCCGTTGTAGGGGTCGCCGCGGAAGGTGTGGAACTCCCAGCGCACGTCGAATATCCCCTTGACCCGCTCGGCCGCGTCCCGGATCTGCGCGACGAGGCCCTCGGCGATCTCGTCGGTCGTCTCGGCGACCGGCACCCCGAGCGCCGCCCCCGCCGCCATCACGGGCTGGACGTACACGACGGCGAGCAGCGCGTGCTGCCGTCGGGCCAGGCCACCGGCATATGACGCAGCGCGCAGCGAGGAGTCGGAGCCGTCCAACCCGACGACGATGACCTTGGGACCGTCCGTACCCCGCTCGAACCGATGCGAGTGCTGCTGTTCCGTCACGGCTGTGAGGCTACCGGAAACCGCAGGTCCCGCCCCCGTGGGGGGAGACGGTGATCTCGCTCGACGGGCGGGCACGCGCCGCGCTTCCTACAGTCGAAACCATGAGTGCCACCGTGGAGGCCCGCGCACCGAAGGACACCACAGGCCCGATACGGCCGTCCCGGAGCGGCGTCCTCAGCAAGGTGCCCGAGGGCTTCGCGGCGTTCTTCGGCGCGCTCGGAGTGCTCTGCGTCCTGCTGGCCTTCATCGAGCCCCTGCGACGGCTGCTGCGCCCCGTCGTGCGCTTCCTGGACCTGCTGACCGTCCCGGTCAGCGCCAACCTCGCGTACGCCGTGTTCCTCTTCCTGCTCGCCGGCGCGACCGCCGCCCGCAAGAAGGTCGCCTGGTGGCTGGTTGTCGTCTACCTCGGTCTCCTCATCCTCGGTGACGTCCTCGGCGTCGCGCTGGGTCTGTACGCCGAGTCGATCCCCTCCCTCGTCGTCTGCGCGCTCGCGCTGGTGCTGCTGATCGTGGCCCGCAAGGAGTTCTACGCGGCCCACCGGCGCGGCGCCGTGTGGCGGGCGCTGGCCGTGCTCCTGGCCGGTCTCGGCGTGTCGATCCTGGTCGGCTGGGGGCTGGTCGCGCTCTTCCCCGGCACGCTGCCGGAGGGCCAGCGGCTGCTCTGGGCGGCCAACCGGGTCTGCGGCGGTCTGGTCTCCGGGCGCTCCTTCGACGGGCGCCCGCCGCGCGCCCTGTCCTTCGTCCTCGGCCTGTTCGGCGCCCTCGCCCTGCTCAACGCCGCCGCCACGCTCTTCCGCTCCCAGCGCCTGGAGTCGGCCCTGCACGGCGACGAGGAGCCGCGCATCCGCGCCCTCCTCCGGGCGTACGGCGCCGAGGACTCCCTCGGCTACTTCGCGACCCGCCGAGACAAGGCCGTCGTCTTCTCGCGCAGCGGCAAGGCCGCCGTCACCTACCGCGTCGAGGCCGGTGTCTGCCTGGCCAGCGGGGACCCCGTCGGCGACCGAGAGGCCTGGCCGCACGCCATCGGCGTATGGCTGGACGTGGCCCGCCGCTACGCCTGGGCGCCCGCCGTGATGGGCGCCTCCGAGGACGGTGCGAAGGCGTTCGCGCGCGCCGGGCTCGGCGCGCTCCAGCTCGGTGACGAGGCGATCCTTTACGTCGCGGACTTCGACCTGGACGGCCGCGACATGCGTGTCACACGCCAGGCCGTCAACCGGGTGAAACGCACCGGCGCCACGTGCCGCGTACGCCGCCACTCCACCCTCACCGACCAGGAGATGGAGGAGATCGTCAACAGAGCCGACGCCTGGCGCGACACCGAGACCGAGCGCGGCTTCTCGATGGCCCTCGACCGGCTCGGCGACCCCTGGGACGGCGACTGTCTCCTCGTCGAGGCGATGGGAAGCGACGGCAAGCTGCTCGCACTGCTCTCCTTCGTGCCTTGGGGCCGCGACGGCATCTCGCTGGACCTGATGCGCCGCGACCGCAGCGCACCCAACGGGGTCATGGAGTTCATGGTCGCGGAGCTGTGCGCGGTCGCCGGGAAGTTCGGCGTGCGGCGCATCTCGCTCAACTTCGCGGTGTTCCGCTCGGTCTTCGAGGAGGGCGCCCGCATCGGCGCCGGGCCGGTGCTCAGGCTCTGGCGCCGACTGCTGCTGTTCTTCTCCCGGTGGTGGCAGCTGGAGGCGCTGTACCGGTCCAACGCCAAGTACCACCCCGAGTGGTACCCGCGCTTCATCTGTTACGGCGAGACCGGCTCCCTCGCCCGCATCGGCCTCGCGTCCGGCATCGCCGAGGGCTTCGTCTCCGTGCCCTCGCTGCGCAAGCTCTGGGGCAAGGGTCACGCGAAGAGCGGCCCCGAACCCGCCGGCACCGAAGGCCTGCCGTCGCTGTCGGACCTCGGCCTCGACGGAGGGGACGAGGCCGGTGTCGGCGCTCCCACCGCGGGCCTGCCCGAACAGGTCCGCATCCGGCACCGCAAACTCGACCGGCTGCGGGCCGACGGCACCGATCCCTACCCGGTGGGCATCCCCCCGCGCACCCACGCCCTCGCCGACGTCCGCGAGGGCGCGCGCGTGACCGTCGCGGGGCGCGTCATCCTCGTACGCGACTTCGGCGGCATCCTCTTCGCCGTGCTGCGCGACTGGTCCGGCGACCTCCAACTGGCCCTCACCTGCAGGGAGTCCGGGGCCGCGCTCGACCGGTTCCGGCAGGACGTCGACATCGGCGACCACATCAGCGCCGACGGTCTCGCGGGCGTCAGCGACAAGGGCGAGCGCACCGTCTTCGTCACCTCCTGGCAGCTCACCGGCAAGTGCCTGCGCCCGCTGCCCGACAAACACCGCGGCCTCGCCGACCCCGAGACGAAGGTGCGCCGCCGCTATCTCGACCTGGTGTCCAGCCCCGACGCCCGCCAGGTCGTACGCGCCCGCTCCACCGCCGTGCAGGCGCTGCGCCAGGGCCTCCTGGACCGCGGCTATCTGGAGGTCGAGACCCCGATGCTCCAGCAGATCCACGGCGGCGCCAACGCCCGGCCCTTCACCACCCACATCAACGCCTACGACCTGAACCTCTACCTGCGCATCGCACCCGAGCTCTACCTCAAGCGGCTGTGCGTCGGCGGCCTGGAGA harbors:
- a CDS encoding Fpg/Nei family DNA glycosylase, whose product is MPELPEVEALKDFLADHLVGREVVRVLPVAISVLKTYDPPVTAFEGREVTAVHRHGKFLDIEAEGLHFVTHLARAGWLQWKDTLPDGPARPGKGPLALRVALETGEGFDLTEAGTQKRLAVYVAWDPAEIPGVARLGPDPLADDFDEVRFAKLLQGERRRLKGALRDQSLIAGVGNAYSDEILHAAKMSPFKLASSLTPEETRRLYEALRSTLTEAVERSHGLAAGRLKAEKKSGLRVHGRTGEPCPVCGDTIREVSFSDSALQYCPTCQTGGKPLADRRLSRLLK
- a CDS encoding zf-HC2 domain-containing protein, which gives rise to MRSLERHRDVGAYALGVLDEADAFRFEDHLMECPSCTAHVSEFRPAARQLMLYRRATPRSVHPFAAPGPRLRDRLLNEVATRHRAGRRRWLYAVAASVVFAAGGPAIAIVTAHDPQSTQVAATDTETGVWAQVTTQDRVWGSQVEVEVKDAGGPRPCQLIAVGNDGSEQTVTSWMVAPHNGEATSMEGGAALQTEEISRFEVRTMDGKHLVTLKSH
- a CDS encoding sigma-70 family RNA polymerase sigma factor — translated: MTAGTTTITHGTTAEHELAALQREHGRPLFALLLRLSDGDRQRAEDLVQETFVRAWQHPEALRADDFDSVRPWLLTVGRRLAIDARRARQARPAEVGDAVLESARVCADHAERSAAMLDVREAVKTLTPEHREVLVQVYFQGASVAEAAAALGIPPGTVKSRAYYALRALRRVLPGYAADLR
- a CDS encoding CapA family protein, yielding MTTRRRQTTTALAAVLIAATAGCRAQGPSAAAPSGPGGQPAASAPSAAPGFTLVASGDVLPHGTIIERAKTYAGGNGYDFRPMFAAVEPVVAGADLAICHMDTVYGADGDYTGYPNFSSPPQVAEGLAATGYDACSTASNHALDDGAAGIQRTLDTLDRAGVRHAGSARTADEANGVTMLRAGAAKVAHLAYTNGTNGFPLPQEQPWAVNLIDPDRIVADARAARAAGADVVVVSLHWGTEWQDVPDEQQVRLSTQLTASKTNGRPDVDLILGTHAHVPQAYEKVNGTWVVYGLGDQIADGTVDQQGVQDPRANESTIGRFTFAPPAHRGGRWEVTKAEFLPQAFDLGAGRVVNLNAALDQGASVGVVRDWIRGVVLSRGAAQDGLLMGK
- a CDS encoding amino acid permease — translated: MAGLRMGEGILRRKPIEHIEETEIGVGPKLDRTLGLWQLTAIGVGGIIGAGIFTLAGTVANGTAGPAVVVSFLIAGVASAAAALSYAEFAGLIPKAGSAYTYGYAVLGEFAGWFIGWDLLLEYTAIVAVVAIGISGYFSFLVEEMGANLPDWMLGAPGTGSGHRVDLFAAILCVLIAWLLNMGIKNAARFETVVVVLKVLVVLMVIGVGVFHINTDNYHPFFPYGISGAFTGAATVFFAVFGYDAMSTAAEESKDAQRHMPKAILYSLAISMVLYVAACLVLTGMQNYKDIDKESGFSTAFKSVGLSGLADVIAVGAIIGILTVMFTFMLGVTRVWFSMSRDGLLPSWFAKTHPTRHVPTRVTWIVGFASAAIAGFIPIGQAAELTNIGILLAFVVVCAAVIVLRYRQPDLPRTFRTPWMPFVPALGVVFSIWLITFLQWQTWVRFAVWFVVGCVIYFGYSYKRSELAKDTTATSP
- a CDS encoding universal stress protein, with amino-acid sequence MTEQQHSHRFERGTDGPKVIVVGLDGSDSSLRAASYAGGLARRQHALLAVVYVQPVMAAGAALGVPVAETTDEIAEGLVAQIRDAAERVKGIFDVRWEFHTFRGDPYNGLVTAADELKADAVVVGASEQAGHRIIGSVAIRLVKAGRWPVTVVP
- the lysX gene encoding bifunctional lysylphosphatidylglycerol synthetase/lysine--tRNA ligase LysX — translated: MSATVEARAPKDTTGPIRPSRSGVLSKVPEGFAAFFGALGVLCVLLAFIEPLRRLLRPVVRFLDLLTVPVSANLAYAVFLFLLAGATAARKKVAWWLVVVYLGLLILGDVLGVALGLYAESIPSLVVCALALVLLIVARKEFYAAHRRGAVWRALAVLLAGLGVSILVGWGLVALFPGTLPEGQRLLWAANRVCGGLVSGRSFDGRPPRALSFVLGLFGALALLNAAATLFRSQRLESALHGDEEPRIRALLRAYGAEDSLGYFATRRDKAVVFSRSGKAAVTYRVEAGVCLASGDPVGDREAWPHAIGVWLDVARRYAWAPAVMGASEDGAKAFARAGLGALQLGDEAILYVADFDLDGRDMRVTRQAVNRVKRTGATCRVRRHSTLTDQEMEEIVNRADAWRDTETERGFSMALDRLGDPWDGDCLLVEAMGSDGKLLALLSFVPWGRDGISLDLMRRDRSAPNGVMEFMVAELCAVAGKFGVRRISLNFAVFRSVFEEGARIGAGPVLRLWRRLLLFFSRWWQLEALYRSNAKYHPEWYPRFICYGETGSLARIGLASGIAEGFVSVPSLRKLWGKGHAKSGPEPAGTEGLPSLSDLGLDGGDEAGVGAPTAGLPEQVRIRHRKLDRLRADGTDPYPVGIPPRTHALADVREGARVTVAGRVILVRDFGGILFAVLRDWSGDLQLALTCRESGAALDRFRQDVDIGDHISADGLAGVSDKGERTVFVTSWQLTGKCLRPLPDKHRGLADPETKVRRRYLDLVSSPDARQVVRARSTAVQALRQGLLDRGYLEVETPMLQQIHGGANARPFTTHINAYDLNLYLRIAPELYLKRLCVGGLEKVFEMGRTFRNEGVSYKHNPEFTMLEAYQAFADYDVMLDLTRELIQGAATAAFGAPIARKDRTEYDISGPWPVKTVYGAISEALGEEVDADTELETLLRLCDRAGVPYTADDGRGEVVLEMYERLVEEKTQLPTFYKDFPTDVSPLTRQHRTDPRLAERWDLVAFGTELGTAYSELTDPVEQRRRLTAQSLLAAGGDPEAMELDEDFLDALEYAMPPTGGLGIGVDRLIMFLTGLTIRETLPFPLVRRR